A genomic stretch from Mesotoga sp. Brook.08.105.5.1 includes:
- a CDS encoding CoA pyrophosphatase: MQQRNQDTAVFVPIVKLCGEYYLLLTRRSTGISHPGQISFPGGHIEDDETLLECAIREMREEIGASPSSLKEVYPLNINTTVTSGKVITSFVGFIDKLEFKLDRGEVEDVIFLSLKALMLTSPETIIMPNGKKTIRYRFPGFVVWGATARIIEVAIERILEIIESCEEGMSECIDVNYKTHIREE; this comes from the coding sequence TTGCAACAAAGGAATCAAGATACGGCAGTATTTGTGCCAATCGTGAAGCTCTGCGGAGAATACTATCTGCTTCTTACGCGAAGATCGACAGGGATAAGCCATCCGGGGCAAATCAGCTTTCCTGGCGGTCATATTGAAGATGACGAAACTCTTCTAGAGTGTGCAATAAGGGAAATGAGAGAGGAAATTGGTGCCTCTCCGTCTTCTCTTAAAGAAGTCTACCCGCTGAACATAAATACTACAGTCACATCAGGAAAAGTGATCACCTCATTCGTTGGATTCATAGATAAGCTTGAGTTCAAACTGGACAGGGGAGAAGTTGAGGACGTGATCTTTCTTTCGCTAAAGGCTCTTATGCTAACCTCCCCGGAGACAATTATTATGCCCAATGGAAAGAAGACCATCAGATACCGCTTCCCCGGTTTCGTAGTCTGGGGAGCTACGGCAAGAATAATCGAAGTAGCTATTGAGAGAATACTAGAGATAATTGAGAGTTGTGAAGAAGGTATGTCCGAGTGTATAGATGTCAATTACAAAACACATATAAGAGAGGAGTGA
- a CDS encoding iron-containing alcohol dehydrogenase: protein MLDFTFHNATKIIFGKDTEQHVGTEISRFGKRVLLHYGGGSIKKTGLYDRVVKSLREAEVEIFELGGVMPNPRLSLVRDGIELCRKKNVDAILAVGGGSVIDSAKAIGIGVPYGGDVWDFYSTGKKVEKMLPLGVVLTIPAAGSESSGGSVITNEDGWYKRAANSVHMRAKFAIMNPELTFTLPAYQTAVGAVDIMSHVMERYFTNVKNVDFTDRLCEATLRTMIKNTPIALEEPENYDARAEIMWAGTIAHNDLLSTGRIGDWATHGMEHELSAIYDIAHGGGLAIMWAPWMTYVYKHDVERFAQFAYRVWDVEPDFRNPEKAAVEGIRRLKEFFASLGIPVTLTDAGIPDDKFEEMAKKATEDGPLGQFVQLHKDDVKKIYELAK from the coding sequence ATGCTAGACTTCACGTTTCACAATGCGACCAAGATAATCTTCGGAAAAGATACCGAACAACATGTTGGAACCGAGATTTCCCGGTTCGGCAAGAGAGTTCTTCTTCACTATGGTGGAGGCAGTATAAAGAAGACCGGCTTGTACGACCGTGTTGTAAAAAGTCTAAGAGAAGCCGAAGTTGAGATCTTCGAGCTTGGAGGAGTAATGCCCAATCCAAGGTTGTCTCTTGTAAGAGATGGAATCGAACTCTGCCGAAAAAAGAACGTCGATGCAATCCTCGCAGTTGGCGGGGGAAGTGTTATCGACTCGGCCAAGGCGATAGGAATTGGAGTACCTTACGGTGGAGATGTCTGGGACTTCTACTCGACCGGCAAGAAAGTAGAAAAGATGCTCCCGCTCGGTGTTGTGCTAACAATTCCTGCAGCCGGAAGCGAATCGAGCGGCGGATCTGTAATCACAAACGAAGACGGCTGGTACAAGAGAGCAGCAAACAGTGTTCACATGAGAGCGAAATTCGCAATAATGAATCCCGAACTGACTTTCACACTGCCTGCTTACCAGACGGCGGTAGGTGCGGTAGATATAATGTCCCATGTCATGGAAAGATACTTCACAAATGTGAAGAACGTGGATTTCACGGACAGACTCTGCGAAGCTACTCTAAGAACAATGATCAAGAACACTCCCATAGCTCTAGAAGAGCCTGAGAATTACGATGCGAGAGCGGAGATAATGTGGGCCGGAACCATAGCTCATAACGACTTGCTCAGCACGGGAAGAATCGGAGACTGGGCTACTCACGGCATGGAACATGAACTCAGCGCGATATACGACATAGCTCACGGCGGAGGCCTGGCGATTATGTGGGCTCCGTGGATGACTTATGTGTATAAGCACGATGTGGAACGCTTTGCCCAATTTGCGTACAGAGTCTGGGACGTCGAACCGGACTTCCGTAATCCTGAAAAGGCCGCTGTTGAGGGAATTAGAAGGCTGAAGGAATTCTTTGCTAGTCTCGGTATTCCCGTTACCCTGACAGACGCCGGAATTCCCGACGACAAGTTTGAAGAAATGGCCAAGAAGGCAACTGAAGACGGACCTCTGGGACAGTTCGTACAACTTCATAAGGACGATGTTAAGAAAATCTACGAATTGGCGAAGTGA
- a CDS encoding transposase codes for MPNHLHGIVAIQRGEREIVSGCLKAHESVMKAKTIGSFVSGFKAAATARVNELRGTPGKSLWQRNYYEHVIRGEKELNRIREYIENNPLRWHIDT; via the coding sequence ATGCCTAATCACCTGCACGGAATTGTAGCTATACAAAGAGGCGAAAGGGAGATTGTAAGCGGCTGTTTGAAAGCACATGAAAGCGTTATGAAAGCAAAGACAATTGGTTCTTTCGTCTCGGGGTTCAAAGCAGCTGCAACGGCTAGAGTAAACGAACTGCGCGGTACGCCCGGGAAATCTCTTTGGCAACGAAATTACTATGAACATGTCATCCGTGGGGAGAAAGAACTGAATCGAATTCGTGAGTACATTGAGAATAACCCCTTGCGATGGCACATAGACACCTAA